A region from the Brachyspira hampsonii genome encodes:
- a CDS encoding type ISP restriction/modification enzyme, translating to MNKEYINIIKKYIEEINFIKEKGSSNEHSYRTPLENMLKFFSVSLYPDKSIKIVQESSIDDEDDKKIFPDFTIVNEDDKLIGFAECKDTDFDLYKAINGKGSYKKYKEQLIKYLYIHNNLIFTDYINFILLSKEDDGNIIIKDDVCLYDDEAKNKKDKSEENYKKLINIFDMFFSAKSKDIDKKDYFLSLLARRTKILRDFINLELLNKESYLSRDVKGLFESTLFKDLSDKDFADAFSQIITFSLLFYRLSKRKNADLNSFKDMPDYIPIFKEFLLKIDINDFNNNGIFYSIVSIMNAVNSYNENIFYGELSYRENHDKEDPFIYMYEYFLKEFDEKTRNARGVFYTPIEAVRYIIKSIDELLKDKLNISEGLYGENVHILDFASGTGTFMLGAIELAYNNAKSSGIGGVLEKIVSDFILKRLYGFEFLIVPYVLAHFRIHEYLKDLNYDYKSRERLQLYLTNTLDNSAGGYVAMFPNMKAEADMAYKIKNEEPILVIMGNPPYNSKSEEINCKEWIIDLLKDYKKDLTVTEKQKLNDDYIKFLRFAHWKMEKSKQGVVGVIVNNSFIDGLSHREMRNQLMKTFDEIYIFDLHGNTNKGEKCPDGSQDFNIFNIKNVGVCIALFVKTGLKNNKNRGVYFQEIFGKQNYKKEYLIDKSVNTDIENKKWKKLEDDEKWHWFTEVKSNEKYLNDFKGLHEIFENINSGIQTEKDELIIHLNENNLDIALNDIKTLDVENLCSKYNLKISKNKIECLYEAKNEVLNNEGLKTLIHYRPFDFRKIYYTSKSNGCIGRPRYDIMKHFINRENIGLVFPRQIAGGYGFEHGLVSNYIIDRTTGGAKTGSETNFAPLYLYEDINASSDLNFDEECKPNFKASFLDFLKKYLNGSLIKSEDCPYKILSYIYAVLYAPTYRSRYKEDLKYDYPRIPFTDDSSLFSSLSSLGSDLIDLHLLKKVPSPSSSYPISGDHNIDFCKFEDGKIKINSSQYFDNVSEQVYNYSIGGYKPIEKYIKARETLTLNDIMHIQKVIAVIGRTIELQGSIDEVYKKIDK from the coding sequence ATGAATAAAGAATATATAAATATTATAAAAAAATATATTGAAGAGATAAACTTCATCAAAGAGAAAGGCTCTTCTAATGAACATAGCTATAGAACGCCTTTAGAGAATATGCTTAAATTTTTCTCTGTTAGTTTATATCCAGATAAAAGCATAAAAATTGTTCAGGAATCAAGCATAGATGATGAAGATGATAAAAAGATATTCCCAGACTTTACCATAGTTAATGAAGATGATAAACTTATAGGATTTGCTGAGTGCAAGGATACTGATTTTGATTTGTATAAAGCTATTAACGGCAAAGGCAGTTATAAAAAATATAAAGAACAGCTTATAAAATATTTGTATATTCATAATAATTTAATATTTACTGATTATATTAATTTTATTTTACTTTCAAAAGAAGATGACGGAAATATTATTATAAAAGATGATGTATGCCTTTATGATGATGAGGCAAAAAATAAAAAAGATAAGTCAGAAGAAAATTATAAAAAACTTATAAATATATTTGATATGTTTTTTTCTGCCAAGTCGAAAGATATTGATAAAAAAGATTATTTTCTTTCTCTTCTTGCTAGAAGAACAAAAATTTTAAGAGATTTTATAAATTTAGAATTATTAAATAAAGAATCATATTTAAGCAGAGATGTAAAGGGGCTGTTTGAAAGCACTTTATTTAAAGATTTGAGCGATAAAGATTTTGCAGATGCCTTCTCACAGATTATCACTTTCTCATTATTATTTTACAGACTAAGCAAAAGAAAGAATGCTGACTTAAACAGTTTTAAGGATATGCCGGACTATATACCAATATTTAAAGAGTTTCTTTTGAAAATAGATATAAATGATTTTAATAATAACGGTATATTTTATTCTATAGTATCAATAATGAATGCGGTTAATTCTTATAATGAAAATATATTTTACGGAGAGCTGTCATATAGAGAAAATCATGATAAAGAAGATCCATTTATATATATGTATGAATATTTCTTGAAAGAGTTTGACGAGAAAACAAGAAATGCCAGAGGCGTATTTTATACTCCTATAGAGGCTGTGAGATATATTATAAAATCTATAGATGAACTTTTGAAAGATAAACTCAATATAAGCGAGGGACTTTACGGAGAGAATGTGCATATACTAGACTTTGCTTCTGGCACTGGAACATTTATGCTTGGGGCAATAGAGCTTGCATATAATAATGCCAAATCAAGCGGTATAGGAGGCGTATTGGAAAAAATAGTTTCAGATTTTATATTAAAAAGGCTTTACGGATTTGAGTTTTTAATAGTGCCTTATGTATTGGCACATTTTAGAATACATGAATACTTGAAAGATTTGAATTATGATTATAAAAGCAGGGAGAGACTGCAGTTATATTTAACAAACACTTTGGATAATAGTGCTGGCGGTTATGTGGCAATGTTTCCGAATATGAAGGCAGAAGCAGATATGGCTTATAAAATAAAAAATGAAGAGCCTATACTCGTTATAATGGGAAATCCTCCTTATAATTCAAAGTCTGAGGAAATAAACTGTAAGGAATGGATAATAGATTTATTAAAAGATTATAAAAAAGATTTAACTGTTACAGAAAAACAAAAATTAAATGATGATTATATAAAATTTTTAAGATTCGCTCATTGGAAAATGGAAAAAAGCAAGCAAGGTGTAGTAGGTGTAATAGTAAATAATTCTTTTATAGATGGTTTAAGTCATAGAGAAATGCGTAATCAGCTAATGAAAACCTTTGATGAAATATATATTTTTGATTTGCATGGTAATACAAATAAAGGAGAAAAATGCCCAGACGGAAGTCAGGACTTTAATATTTTTAATATAAAAAATGTAGGAGTGTGCATAGCATTATTCGTAAAGACAGGACTAAAAAATAATAAAAACAGAGGCGTATATTTTCAGGAGATTTTCGGAAAGCAGAATTATAAAAAAGAATATTTGATTGATAAATCTGTAAATACAGACATAGAAAATAAAAAATGGAAAAAATTAGAAGATGATGAGAAATGGCATTGGTTTACTGAAGTAAAAAGCAATGAAAAATATCTAAACGATTTTAAAGGTTTGCATGAAATTTTTGAAAATATAAATAGTGGTATTCAAACAGAAAAAGATGAGTTAATAATTCATTTAAACGAAAATAATTTAGATATTGCTTTAAATGATATAAAAACTTTAGATGTAGAAAATTTGTGCAGTAAATATAATTTGAAAATATCAAAAAATAAAATTGAATGTTTATATGAAGCCAAAAATGAGGTATTGAATAATGAAGGGCTTAAAACATTAATACATTACAGACCATTTGATTTTAGAAAAATTTATTATACATCAAAAAGTAACGGCTGTATAGGAAGACCTAGATATGATATAATGAAACATTTTATAAACAGAGAAAATATAGGATTAGTGTTCCCACGTCAAATAGCTGGAGGATATGGTTTTGAGCATGGTTTAGTATCTAACTATATTATAGACAGAACGACTGGAGGGGCTAAAACAGGTTCTGAAACAAATTTCGCTCCCCTATATCTATATGAGGATATTAATGCGTCTTCCGATTTAAATTTTGATGAGGAATGCAAGCCTAATTTCAAGGCATCTTTTCTTGATTTCCTCAAAAAATACTTAAATGGCTCTCTAATCAAAAGCGAAGACTGCCCATACAAAATACTTTCCTATATCTACGCCGTGCTTTATGCTCCTACATACCGCTCACGCTACAAAGAAGACCTCAAGTATGATTATCCGCGTATTCCTTTTACTGATGACAGCTCTCTATTTTCTTCGCTTTCTTCCTTAGGCTCTGACCTCATAGATTTGCATCTGCTTAAAAAAGTACCTTCACCTTCTTCCTCTTACCCTATATCAGGAGATCACAATATTGACTTTTGCAAATTTGAAGATGGAAAAATTAAAATCAACTCTTCACAATATTTCGACAATGTAAGCGAACAAGTGTACAATTATTCAATCGGAGGCTACAAGCCTATAGAAAAATATATAAAGGCTCGCGAAACTCTCACTCTTAACGACATTATGCATATACAGAAAGTTATTGCTGTTATTGGAAGGACTATTGAGCTTCAAGGCAGTATTGATGAGGTTTATAAGAAAATTGATAAATAG
- a CDS encoding Panacea domain-containing protein produces MYDERIDSVLLAKYIIQQAQKKGIYDMSITKLQKLLYALDGGLLSHNINAVDEYCQAWQYGPVYPKVFTKINPEDFNKNYDNLNIDEIDSKEHANIIKKMVEVVLDNFGQYSAGKLSAWSHREGSPWSQTPKNEKISKLLMKEYFSR; encoded by the coding sequence ATGTATGATGAAAGAATTGATTCAGTTCTTCTTGCTAAATATATAATACAGCAGGCACAAAAAAAAGGCATATATGATATGTCAATTACAAAATTGCAGAAACTCCTTTATGCTTTAGACGGCGGATTATTATCACATAATATAAATGCAGTTGATGAGTATTGTCAAGCTTGGCAGTATGGACCAGTATATCCCAAAGTATTTACAAAAATAAACCCTGAAGATTTCAATAAAAATTATGATAATCTAAATATAGATGAAATTGATAGTAAAGAACATGCCAATATTATAAAAAAAATGGTTGAAGTAGTATTAGATAATTTTGGTCAGTATAGTGCAGGAAAACTATCTGCTTGGAGTCATAGGGAAGGAAGTCCTTGGAGTCAAACACCAAAAAATGAAAAAATAAGTAAACTTTTAATGAAGGAATATTTTTCAAGATGA
- a CDS encoding alpha/beta hydrolase: MKKTISSILLLLAFIISCNNNSTQNNNSQKGDNMDSRVFTVYTNIEMKEVRFKNRYGIEIAGHLYLPQDYSNKKNPALVVSGPFGAVKEQASGLYAQEMANNGFVALAFDPSFTGESGGEVRNNASPDIFTEDYSAAVDYLGLLDYVDRNRIGAIGICGLSGMAITAAGTDTRIKAVATASMYDMSRDMSKGHQDYYTKEQRRKIREYLSEQRWKDAENGNYALGNHEPTFDANNNIQASAMVVPEELPENADPVFAAFYNYYAKRAYHPRAINFVTSWTATMPFSFWNFNLMDNLGDLDTTPVLLIAGDRAHSRYYSEDVYSEISGNNKELVIIEDADHVSLYDDMSKIPFEKITQFFNDNLK, translated from the coding sequence ATGAAAAAAACAATATCATCAATTTTATTATTACTAGCATTTATAATTTCTTGTAATAATAACAGCACACAAAATAATAATTCACAAAAAGGAGATAATATGGACAGCAGAGTATTCACAGTTTACACAAATATTGAAATGAAAGAAGTAAGATTCAAAAATCGCTATGGTATAGAGATAGCAGGACATTTATATTTGCCTCAAGACTACAGCAATAAAAAAAATCCTGCATTGGTAGTGTCTGGACCATTCGGAGCAGTTAAGGAACAGGCATCTGGTTTATACGCTCAGGAAATGGCTAATAACGGTTTTGTAGCCTTAGCTTTTGATCCGTCTTTCACAGGTGAAAGCGGGGGAGAAGTTAGAAACAATGCTTCACCTGATATATTCACAGAAGATTACAGTGCTGCTGTAGATTATTTAGGGCTTCTTGATTATGTAGATAGAAACCGTATTGGAGCAATAGGTATATGCGGGCTTTCTGGTATGGCTATAACTGCTGCTGGTACGGATACTAGAATTAAAGCTGTAGCAACTGCTTCAATGTATGATATGTCAAGAGATATGAGCAAAGGACATCAAGATTATTATACAAAAGAGCAAAGAAGAAAAATAAGAGAATATTTAAGCGAGCAGCGTTGGAAAGATGCTGAAAATGGAAATTATGCTTTGGGTAATCATGAGCCTACTTTTGATGCAAATAATAATATACAGGCTTCTGCTATGGTTGTACCTGAAGAGCTTCCAGAGAATGCCGACCCAGTATTTGCTGCCTTTTACAACTATTATGCAAAAAGAGCTTATCACCCTCGTGCTATAAACTTTGTTACTTCTTGGACTGCTACTATGCCTTTTTCTTTCTGGAACTTTAATTTGATGGATAATCTTGGGGATTTGGATACTACTCCTGTACTTTTAATAGCAGGCGACAGAGCTCATTCAAGATATTATTCTGAAGATGTTTACAGTGAAATATCTGGCAATAATAAAGAATTAGTAATAATAGAAGATGCAGACCATGTTTCATTATATGATGATATGTCAAAAATACCTTTTGAGAAAATAACACAGTTTTTTAATGACAATCTAAAATAA
- a CDS encoding DapH/DapD/GlmU-related protein codes for MNMEEFIKYCKEGNPISSEDKELSPLLYECSQNAIKITMEINNKYHTTDEVRELFEELTGEKIDKSFTCFPPFYTDFGKNIKIGKNVFFNCGCSFQDRGGIVIGDNVFIGMNATISTLNHGIEVEYRSITYPKKVVIGNNVWIGSGVHILSGVTIGDNSIIAAGALVNKDVPSNVIVGGMPAKIIKEINRLKIAN; via the coding sequence ATGAATATGGAAGAGTTTATTAAATACTGCAAAGAGGGCAATCCAATATCAAGCGAAGATAAAGAATTATCACCGCTTTTATATGAATGCTCACAAAATGCAATAAAAATCACTATGGAAATCAATAATAAATATCATACTACAGATGAAGTAAGAGAATTATTTGAAGAGCTTACAGGAGAAAAAATAGATAAAAGTTTCACATGCTTTCCTCCATTTTATACTGACTTTGGAAAGAATATAAAGATAGGAAAGAATGTATTTTTCAACTGCGGATGTTCATTTCAGGATAGAGGCGGCATTGTTATAGGAGATAATGTATTTATAGGAATGAATGCCACTATTTCAACACTCAATCATGGAATAGAAGTAGAATACAGAAGTATAACTTACCCAAAAAAAGTAGTAATTGGAAATAATGTATGGATAGGTTCAGGGGTACATATACTTTCTGGTGTAACTATAGGAGACAACTCTATAATAGCAGCAGGAGCTTTGGTTAATAAAGATGTACCTTCAAATGTGATAGTAGGAGGTATGCCTGCTAAAATTATAAAAGAAATAAATAGATTAAAAATAGCAAATTAA
- a CDS encoding DUF262 domain-containing protein codes for MKFETIENGFIPINDLSNKNFFIPSYQRGYRWDNEVNALLGDITDFINYKESDNDFYSLQPIVVKKYKDKYIVIDGQQRLTTIFLIIKYIKNQSFFLIEYETRKQSSEFLENIQSKKENDAKNIDFYYFFQAYKNIREFFSSKVNKNNFYNILVNNCKVLWYEIADDEKEEDVFIRLNIGKIPLLDEENIKALFLSKSNGIENIDEIAEKWYEEEKELRYNNDYRYCVLKKIDEKYITKENNTLNDDFLRIRVYLEAIMKNKNYSIFEYFYKLYKENKLKETWENLESCIDTLNSFSSDQNGIGEERNIFHYIGFLILNNIMDINDIYKIWLEDQNKVNFSSSLKKLIEDNISFKDEDFEENLRELNFNDKNHKKIIYKILVLFNIAYLLKDKGSHKYFEFNRFQLEQWSIEHIYAQNSKSIKEDIKKKDNDKIIAWLKEVREYCNELKPKIEELINKKNPYNEKLFDEIDDYFKDEDSLNGIGNLCLLDKYSNSEIGNKIFSKKRKDIERLGQQGKLIPICTKLVFEKFFSDKIKNKDYFLKEDREYYIKAIIEKLQIFFKQ; via the coding sequence GTGAAATTCGAAACAATAGAAAATGGATTTATTCCTATTAATGATTTATCAAATAAAAATTTTTTTATACCAAGTTATCAGAGAGGTTATAGATGGGATAATGAAGTAAATGCTTTATTAGGAGATATTACAGATTTTATTAATTATAAAGAAAGTGATAATGATTTTTATTCTCTCCAGCCAATAGTTGTAAAAAAATATAAAGATAAATATATTGTTATTGATGGGCAGCAAAGATTAACAACTATTTTTTTAATAATTAAATATATTAAAAATCAATCTTTCTTTTTAATAGAGTATGAAACTAGAAAGCAATCTTCAGAGTTTTTAGAAAATATTCAAAGTAAAAAAGAAAATGATGCTAAAAATATTGATTTTTATTATTTTTTTCAGGCATATAAAAATATAAGAGAGTTTTTCAGCAGTAAAGTTAATAAGAATAATTTTTATAATATATTAGTTAATAACTGTAAAGTATTATGGTATGAAATAGCAGACGATGAAAAAGAGGAAGATGTTTTTATAAGACTCAATATAGGAAAAATTCCATTATTAGATGAGGAAAATATCAAAGCATTATTTCTTTCAAAAAGTAATGGTATTGAAAATATAGATGAAATAGCTGAAAAATGGTATGAAGAAGAAAAAGAATTAAGATATAATAATGATTACAGATATTGTGTACTAAAAAAGATAGATGAGAAATATATAACAAAAGAAAATAATACATTAAATGATGATTTTTTGAGGATTCGAGTATATCTTGAAGCTATTATGAAAAATAAAAATTATTCTATATTTGAATATTTTTATAAGTTATATAAAGAAAATAAATTAAAAGAAACTTGGGAAAATTTAGAAAGCTGTATAGATACATTAAATAGTTTTTCATCAGATCAAAATGGTATTGGTGAAGAAAGAAATATTTTTCATTATATTGGTTTTCTTATATTAAATAATATAATGGATATTAATGATATTTATAAAATATGGCTAGAAGATCAAAATAAAGTAAATTTCTCTTCATCTCTTAAAAAATTAATAGAAGATAATATTAGTTTTAAAGATGAAGATTTTGAAGAAAATTTGAGAGAGTTAAATTTTAATGATAAAAATCATAAAAAAATAATTTATAAAATACTTGTTTTATTTAATATAGCTTATTTATTAAAAGATAAGGGATCTCATAAATATTTTGAGTTTAATAGATTTCAATTAGAACAGTGGAGCATCGAACATATTTATGCACAAAATTCAAAAAGTATAAAAGAAGATATAAAGAAAAAAGATAATGATAAAATTATTGCTTGGTTAAAAGAAGTAAGAGAATATTGTAATGAACTAAAACCCAAAATAGAAGAATTAATAAATAAAAAAAATCCATATAATGAGAAGCTATTTGATGAAATAGATGATTATTTTAAAGATGAAGATTCCTTGAATGGTATAGGTAATTTATGTTTATTAGATAAATATTCAAATAGCGAGATAGGAAATAAAATATTTAGTAAAAAACGTAAGGATATAGAAAGATTAGGTCAGCAGGGTAAACTTATTCCAATATGTACTAAACTTGTATTTGAAAAATTTTTTTCAGATAAAATAAAAAACAAAGATTATTTTTTAAAAGAAGACAGAGAGTATTATATAAAAGCTATTATTGAAAAATTACAAATATTTTTCAAACAATAA
- a CDS encoding DUF262 domain-containing protein: MNINNLKNLLNEYNVVIPMLQRDYVQGKKSKISIAESFLRNIFEVLEGNQNKLHIDFIYGYLEDNNFILIDGQQRVTTLWLLYLIIYKINNDFDNIKELLSNFSYRIRESSYKFCKNLINKELKLDVNPKEYILNSTGTFGKTDELNNDPTIRAILNMMDLIYKKIEDKDTQTLNKYKNNLDNITFSIFNMGEYDLGEELYIKMNARGKQLSKYENLKAYIESDLNLKEHYDLLASIDNLWSDYFFDIKNKDKFDNRALSFLYYSALFFHIDSNISNKDLINYLDSNIEIIDHSFFSILKLYKNIKLLNNAIEVLYKYKDILNIKIFDDIKLLRKDICYFYAFLFFIKKLNNDNFDKKIFNDYYRVCRHFIENHRLDKPEHIKSFYDLFADLSNGYSDIYKYLSCKSKLSSFHTEIYELEIKKAKLILESRYGGDNWEDILNKTSDNNFLVGWVGFLLDFSKKNKKEDFDKFTKYTNLTIEIIDRIIKQDGFLNLFQRALLIFGDYGFYSRNYYYYYGNIPQVSVYRDREAWNWLLSGYKNDFGNKNYLKQLFDKIILHRENDIEKALISIINNANLKNKLWFEYLLIKDKKLFEYIDKEETFQKCGRIRKHFDNNDHIIDCLLLPPAKGKRESIDLLSYSFYLYIKDKLEVSEFKADKVKYDKYEDNRNKNSYFDIIIKSKNKEIICDSINSIIKIGTKKYNINLGIGSDIFVEFNRILKEAKLIK; the protein is encoded by the coding sequence ATGAATATAAATAATTTAAAAAATTTATTAAATGAATATAATGTTGTTATTCCTATGCTTCAAAGAGATTATGTACAAGGTAAAAAATCAAAAATTAGTATAGCCGAATCTTTTTTGCGTAATATATTTGAGGTTCTTGAGGGTAATCAAAATAAGTTACATATAGATTTTATTTACGGATATTTAGAAGATAATAATTTTATACTTATAGATGGTCAGCAGAGGGTAACAACATTATGGCTTTTATATTTAATTATATATAAAATTAATAATGATTTTGATAATATAAAGGAATTATTATCTAATTTTTCATATAGAATAAGAGAAAGTTCATATAAATTTTGTAAAAACCTTATAAATAAAGAATTAAAGTTAGATGTAAATCCCAAAGAATATATTTTAAATAGCACAGGAACTTTTGGCAAAACTGATGAATTAAACAATGATCCTACTATAAGAGCTATTCTTAATATGATGGATTTAATTTATAAAAAAATAGAAGATAAAGATACTCAAACATTGAATAAATATAAAAATAATTTAGATAATATTACTTTTTCTATTTTCAATATGGGTGAATATGATCTAGGTGAAGAATTATATATAAAAATGAATGCCAGAGGAAAGCAATTAAGTAAGTACGAAAATCTTAAAGCATATATAGAGAGTGATTTAAATTTAAAAGAACATTATGATTTACTTGCAAGTATAGATAATTTATGGAGTGATTATTTTTTTGACATAAAAAATAAAGACAAATTTGATAATAGAGCCTTATCTTTCTTATATTATTCTGCTTTGTTTTTTCATATCGATTCAAATATTTCTAATAAAGATTTAATAAATTATTTGGATAGTAATATCGAAATTATAGATCATAGCTTTTTTAGTATACTAAAATTATATAAGAATATTAAACTACTTAATAATGCTATTGAAGTATTATATAAATATAAAGATATTTTAAATATTAAAATATTTGATGATATAAAATTATTAAGAAAAGATATATGCTACTTTTATGCTTTCTTATTTTTTATAAAAAAATTAAATAATGATAATTTTGATAAAAAGATATTTAATGATTATTACAGAGTATGCAGACATTTTATAGAAAATCATAGATTGGATAAACCTGAACATATTAAAAGTTTTTATGATTTATTTGCTGATTTATCTAATGGATATAGTGATATATATAAATATTTATCTTGTAAATCTAAATTGAGTTCTTTTCATACAGAAATATATGAATTAGAAATAAAAAAAGCTAAACTAATTTTAGAAAGCAGATATGGTGGGGATAATTGGGAAGACATTTTGAATAAAACAAGCGATAATAATTTTTTAGTTGGCTGGGTAGGATTTCTATTAGATTTTAGTAAAAAAAATAAGAAAGAAGATTTTGATAAATTTACAAAGTATACTAATTTAACAATTGAAATTATTGATAGAATAATAAAACAAGATGGTTTTCTAAATTTATTTCAAAGAGCTTTGTTAATTTTTGGAGATTATGGATTTTATTCTAGAAATTATTATTATTATTATGGTAATATACCTCAAGTAAGTGTATACAGAGACAGAGAAGCTTGGAATTGGTTACTGTCAGGATATAAAAATGATTTTGGAAATAAAAATTATTTAAAACAATTATTTGATAAAATAATTTTGCATAGAGAAAATGATATTGAAAAAGCACTAATATCAATTATAAATAATGCAAATTTAAAAAATAAGTTATGGTTTGAATATTTATTGATAAAAGATAAAAAATTATTTGAATATATAGACAAAGAAGAAACATTTCAAAAATGTGGAAGAATAAGAAAACATTTTGATAATAATGATCATATTATAGATTGTCTGCTTCTTCCACCTGCTAAAGGTAAAAGAGAATCAATAGATTTACTATCATATTCTTTCTATTTGTATATCAAAGATAAACTAGAAGTTTCAGAGTTTAAAGCTGATAAAGTGAAATATGATAAATATGAAGATAATAGAAATAAAAATTCTTACTTTGATATAATAATAAAATCTAAAAACAAAGAAATTATATGTGATAGTATTAATTCTATAATAAAAATAGGAACTAAAAAATATAATATAAATTTGGGAATTGGTTCTGATATTTTTGTTGAATTTAATAGAATATTAAAAGAAGCAAAGTTAATAAAATAA
- a CDS encoding PhoH family protein, with the protein MIENFIPNKKVFVFDTNVILHDFKSIFSFEETNIVIPITVLEEVDKFKKGSDTINFNAREFIRELDVIVEKNEELQGTKDIFKKGAFLDNKSKVFIDVNNEERDDFKKIFSNSIPDHKILSCAYNIKCENQRVILITKDINMRMKARSLGIDTQDYNTDKIEKLSSLFTGIESISGDNARIYIKDLNENKEIAVKGEHSIYPNTYFCYRVKEDDEAVIGKYKDDTKTIVHVDTNIDAYGIKPRNEEQAMALDVLLDNDIPLVTIMGKAGTGKTLLALAAALAKRREYRQILLARPVVALSNKDLGFLPGDINSKLDPYMQPLFDNLSVIQHIHSDDSDESKNIKKMLENEKIVISPLAYIRGRSLNKIYFIVDEAQNLTPHEIKTIITRAGEGTKIVFTGDIHQIDTPYLDERNNGLTYLIDRTKAEVLSGTVTLEKGERSKLAELAANVL; encoded by the coding sequence ATGATAGAAAATTTTATACCTAATAAAAAAGTATTCGTATTTGATACTAATGTGATACTTCATGATTTTAAGTCAATATTTTCTTTTGAAGAAACTAATATAGTTATACCTATTACAGTTTTAGAAGAGGTTGATAAGTTTAAAAAAGGAAGCGATACAATAAATTTCAATGCCAGAGAGTTCATAAGAGAGCTTGATGTTATAGTAGAGAAAAATGAAGAGCTTCAGGGTACTAAAGATATTTTTAAAAAAGGTGCTTTTCTTGATAATAAAAGTAAAGTGTTTATAGATGTTAATAATGAAGAGAGAGATGATTTTAAAAAAATATTTTCAAATAGTATTCCAGATCATAAAATACTATCATGTGCCTATAATATAAAATGTGAAAATCAGCGTGTCATTCTCATAACTAAAGATATTAATATGAGAATGAAGGCTAGAAGTTTAGGTATTGATACACAAGACTATAATACTGACAAGATAGAAAAATTATCATCATTATTTACAGGTATAGAAAGTATATCAGGAGATAATGCACGCATTTATATAAAAGATCTTAATGAAAATAAAGAGATAGCAGTAAAAGGAGAACATTCCATATATCCAAATACATATTTCTGCTACAGAGTAAAAGAAGATGATGAGGCAGTAATAGGCAAATATAAAGATGATACAAAAACAATAGTTCATGTTGATACTAATATTGATGCCTACGGAATAAAGCCTAGAAATGAAGAGCAGGCTATGGCTTTGGACGTTTTACTTGATAATGATATACCTCTAGTAACAATAATGGGTAAGGCAGGTACTGGTAAAACTCTTCTCGCACTTGCAGCTGCTTTAGCCAAGAGAAGAGAGTACAGACAGATACTTTTAGCACGTCCTGTAGTTGCACTTTCTAATAAAGATTTGGGCTTTCTTCCGGGGGATATTAACAGCAAATTAGATCCTTATATGCAGCCTTTATTTGATAATCTTTCTGTTATACAGCATATTCATTCTGATGATAGTGATGAAAGCAAAAACATAAAAAAAATGCTTGAAAATGAAAAGATAGTTATATCTCCTTTAGCATATATAAGAGGAAGAAGTTTGAATAAAATATATTTTATAGTAGATGAAGCTCAGAACTTAACGCCTCATGAAATAAAAACTATAATAACTAGAGCGGGAGAAGGTACAAAAATAGTGTTCACAGGAGATATTCATCAGATAGACACTCCGTATTTGGACGAAAGAAACAATGGTCTTACTTATTTAATAGACCGCACAAAAGCAGAAGTATTAAGCGGTACTGTAACACTTGAAAAAGGAGAGCGTTCAAAACTTGCAGAGCTTGCTGCTAATGTATTATAA
- a CDS encoding nucleotidyltransferase substrate binding protein, with amino-acid sequence MSENIRWKQRFYNFEKAFNLLKSVFEEKEINDLSLLEQEGVVQRFEYTYELAWKTLKDYLEYNGSLNNIDISPRNIFKEAYSAKIIKNQDDFIDMMLSRNLLSHTYDFIKFKEIIIKVENNYLKILNELYSFFLDKIND; translated from the coding sequence ATGTCAGAGAATATTCGTTGGAAACAGAGATTTTATAATTTTGAAAAAGCTTTTAATTTATTAAAAAGTGTATTTGAAGAAAAAGAAATAAATGACTTATCATTACTAGAACAGGAAGGTGTTGTTCAAAGATTTGAATATACTTATGAATTAGCTTGGAAAACTTTGAAAGATTATTTAGAATATAATGGAAGTTTAAACAATATAGATATTTCCCCTAGAAATATTTTTAAAGAAGCATATTCAGCAAAGATTATCAAAAATCAAGATGATTTTATTGATATGATGTTAAGCCGTAATTTACTTTCGCATACTTATGATTTTATTAAATTCAAAGAAATTATTATCAAGGTAGAAAATAATTATTTAAAAATACTTAATGAATTATATAGTTTCTTTTTGGATAAAATAAATGATTAA